In Sphingobacteriaceae bacterium, one genomic interval encodes:
- a CDS encoding helix-hairpin-helix domain-containing protein: MLCVILLLIRISVPYFITPDDIRIENIISSDSNIINRQVLQNETINKNQRNIKRKPFNPNQISFEGLIQLGFPEKTARIFLKFRSKGFVFRKKEDLKKVYGVTDQLYKEVSPYVILEPKHKVENAKYSSASTKNKLSVELNLADSLALLELNGVGPSYAKRILKYRNLLGGFTSINQLKEVYGFTDELYEKLKPNVTVNASLIKKLDINNASFKEINKHPYISYELTKSIFNRSRKESITPTILLELTANQELFEKLNPYILY; encoded by the coding sequence TTGCTATGTGTAATCTTACTTTTAATTCGTATTTCAGTTCCCTATTTTATTACGCCTGACGATATACGCATCGAAAATATTATTTCATCTGATTCTAATATTATTAACCGGCAGGTGTTGCAGAATGAAACAATTAACAAGAACCAACGGAATATAAAAAGAAAACCTTTTAATCCAAATCAGATCTCTTTTGAAGGTTTAATTCAGTTGGGTTTCCCCGAGAAAACCGCGCGAATATTTTTAAAATTCAGATCAAAAGGATTTGTTTTTCGAAAAAAAGAAGATTTGAAAAAAGTATATGGCGTAACCGATCAATTGTATAAGGAGGTTAGCCCTTATGTTATTTTGGAGCCTAAACATAAAGTTGAAAATGCCAAATATAGTTCTGCTTCAACAAAAAATAAATTAAGTGTAGAATTAAACTTAGCTGATAGTTTAGCTTTGTTGGAATTAAATGGGGTAGGCCCATCTTATGCCAAAAGGATTTTAAAGTATAGAAATTTGTTAGGGGGATTTACATCTATAAATCAATTAAAAGAAGTATATGGTTTTACAGACGAGTTGTATGAAAAGCTAAAGCCAAATGTTACAGTTAATGCAAGCTTAATCAAAAAACTGGATATTAATAATGCTTCATTTAAAGAGATAAACAAGCATCCCTATATCAGTTACGAATTAACAAAATCAATTTTTAATAGGAGCAGAAAAGAAAGTATAACGCCAACCATATTGTTGGAGCTTACCGCCAATCAAGAATTATTTGAAAAATTAAACCCTTATATTTTATACTAA
- a CDS encoding DUF4197 domain-containing protein, translated as MKKLIFLLSLLCTFSIYSQSLKDKLKLKKDSLEKKTKTILKKDDTPKLTNEDVINGLKEALSIGTNNSSSLASKVDGYYKNPRLFIPWPEEAKDMRAKLLKMGMEKKIKEFETSLNRAAEEAAKKAAPVFTNAIVKMSVSDGFAILKGSDTAATNYLRKTTYSPLETEFLPIVKEAINTVKVTSYWNPLVTTYNKLPGVKKQNPDLDKYVTNKAINGLMILISDEEVKIRKDPMARVTDLLKKVFGKKEP; from the coding sequence ATGAAAAAATTAATTTTTTTACTTAGCCTTTTGTGCACTTTTAGCATTTACTCACAGAGTTTAAAAGATAAATTAAAACTTAAAAAAGATAGTCTGGAGAAAAAAACAAAAACGATATTAAAAAAAGATGATACGCCTAAACTCACTAACGAAGATGTTATAAATGGTTTGAAAGAAGCATTAAGTATTGGAACAAATAATTCTTCTTCCTTAGCGAGTAAAGTAGATGGTTATTATAAAAATCCGCGCTTATTTATTCCCTGGCCGGAAGAAGCCAAAGACATGAGGGCTAAACTATTGAAAATGGGTATGGAGAAAAAAATTAAAGAGTTTGAAACCAGCTTAAATCGGGCAGCCGAAGAAGCGGCTAAAAAAGCAGCGCCTGTTTTTACTAATGCAATTGTAAAAATGAGCGTATCTGATGGATTTGCTATTTTAAAAGGAAGCGATACTGCAGCTACAAACTATTTGAGAAAGACAACCTATTCGCCATTAGAGACAGAATTTTTACCCATTGTTAAAGAGGCTATTAATACGGTGAAAGTTACTTCGTATTGGAATCCTTTAGTGACAACCTATAACAAATTACCGGGCGTTAAAAAACAAAATCCGGACTTAGATAAATATGTTACCAATAAAGCCATTAATGGATTGATGATTTTAATATCCGACGAAGAGGTGAAAATAAGAAAAGACCCAATGGCTCGGGTAACAGATTTATTGAAAAAAGTGTTTGGAAAAAAAGAACCTTAG
- a CDS encoding gliding motility-associated C-terminal domain-containing protein, translated as MKSLKIIFAIAFTILASKSFAQSLTCLSPTLILKDASQNGWPLIGTNTINCNFGGLIAVETDPKTNFPTLTQGNSPCIRMQTSLTNTNATTNNSIALFQGTVAQGAVCGTCAVSIPNNSLFTLYWSGLVPSMSHSYVLCNTLIAPNMTYSFYSCYDDNLITSGTWNNGIANNCSTVTIPANTPIGTASFVISPTVVPAAVVLNNGAGYIVYNPALMAPGIYSVTYTFNSQNSCTTSATRTFEIVNPYAGPGSAWTVPSPLCPYNSCVSLNAQLSLGSYTGGSWSGTGVSSSSFCPSISGSGSFAVTYSVGISSVCSATNTNTIVVTQQPTANAGPTKSLTCIANPTILTGGGGGTYSWSGPGGFTSSAQNPTAGISGTYSLTVNNGTCVSPPSTVQIVTNTTPPTLPTNTVSNILTCLNPNAIINTTGSGVTYTWSGPGIVAGSASANPTVNLPGSYGYTVTSTTNGCTSIGSASVSQNNTVSVSLSTVGVITCVNNSVTISGNQPTFSYTWSAPGGGIILSGQSTPTVNVQGAGAYTATVMNPANGCTASAVMSTSVSTVQAAPNAVASGTVNCIGNSFTLSSSTSGVTYTWVAPGGGTVTSPNTASTGANGSGVYTLNVTNTSNGCTNTRTVSPVTQTNSPTASIANNPTVTCTNSFVTINGNPGAGVTYSWSGPGIVGSNTVQNIGANAGGIYSLVVTSNSNGCTSAVTVNIPTNFATSTISALSQTASLICATPTVALSGTAAPAGSTYTWTSVGGGFASGINGQTVAVTTATNYYLVSTHPVSGCTTSLTYSVIPDINAPTFTVSNSSPSITCFGAPSVSVTITSTIPISSYSWSPSIGISGPTNTSTATFTLDGTYTAVITATNGCSSNVVIPVATATDAPAMVAGSGTAQALSCTNSVVLIAPVFSPSANLTFTWSGPGIVGSANNNNVLVNLPGSYSVIVTNSLTGCSTTSIIVPVSGNNTAPSLTVASSSSLGITCSPSSSTVNISASSSGAVSYSWSTGSTNSSITTSVSGIYTVTVTDIVSGCATTETINVQNNTTAPTLTADANGNLPCSLPASTTLNAVSSNTSNTYSWNGPLNGIQSGSNTANPVVSLPGAYTVIVTDAVTGCTTSALVNVSQVTVNALAVPNVTVGDLPLTITFSNASTGATTYSWNLGDGSTTSSSDPSNTYSTSGSYTIILYAMNGSCMSSDTIVIKVNTGLEIPQVFTPNGDNKNDVFFIKGLDVYPKNILKIFNRWGNPVYSAEPYLNDWDGVPNEAGKTGSGKLPSATYYYILDLQDGKTEVFKGYVQIQY; from the coding sequence ATGAAAAGTTTAAAAATAATTTTTGCAATTGCATTTACAATTTTAGCAAGTAAATCTTTTGCGCAATCTCTTACTTGTTTGTCTCCAACATTAATTTTGAAAGATGCATCACAAAATGGCTGGCCATTAATTGGCACAAATACCATTAACTGTAATTTTGGTGGATTAATAGCGGTAGAAACAGATCCTAAAACTAATTTTCCAACCCTAACCCAAGGTAATTCACCTTGTATTAGAATGCAAACCAGTTTAACTAACACCAACGCAACTACAAACAATTCAATTGCTTTGTTTCAAGGTACGGTTGCACAAGGCGCAGTTTGCGGTACATGTGCGGTAAGTATTCCCAATAATTCACTTTTTACTTTGTATTGGTCAGGATTAGTTCCGTCCATGTCTCATAGTTATGTTTTATGCAATACACTTATCGCACCAAACATGACCTATTCTTTTTACAGCTGTTACGATGATAATTTAATTACCTCAGGAACTTGGAATAACGGTATTGCTAACAATTGTAGTACAGTAACGATTCCGGCAAATACTCCCATAGGAACCGCATCTTTTGTTATTTCACCAACAGTTGTTCCGGCAGCAGTTGTCTTAAACAATGGAGCTGGGTATATTGTATACAATCCGGCTTTAATGGCTCCCGGAATATATTCGGTTACCTATACATTCAATAGCCAAAATTCATGTACAACTAGTGCAACTCGAACTTTTGAAATAGTTAACCCATATGCGGGCCCCGGGTCTGCATGGACAGTACCCTCTCCTTTATGTCCTTATAATTCTTGCGTAAGTTTAAATGCTCAATTAAGTCTTGGTTCTTATACAGGCGGATCATGGAGCGGAACCGGTGTTTCATCTTCCTCGTTTTGCCCTTCTATTTCAGGTAGCGGATCTTTTGCAGTTACTTATTCAGTTGGAATTTCTTCAGTTTGTAGCGCAACAAATACCAATACCATTGTGGTTACTCAACAACCAACTGCGAATGCCGGACCAACAAAATCTTTAACCTGTATTGCTAACCCAACAATACTAACCGGTGGTGGCGGCGGTACTTATTCCTGGTCAGGTCCTGGAGGATTTACTTCTTCAGCACAAAATCCTACGGCTGGAATTTCAGGAACTTATTCTTTAACGGTAAATAATGGAACTTGTGTTTCTCCTCCATCAACCGTTCAGATTGTAACCAACACCACACCGCCAACTTTACCAACAAATACTGTTTCGAACATATTAACCTGTTTAAATCCCAACGCCATAATTAATACAACAGGTTCGGGTGTAACTTATACCTGGTCGGGCCCGGGCATTGTTGCAGGAAGTGCCTCTGCCAACCCAACTGTTAATTTACCGGGAAGTTATGGTTATACGGTAACGAGTACAACCAATGGCTGTACAAGTATTGGATCGGCGTCAGTTTCTCAAAACAATACGGTAAGTGTTTCATTAAGTACGGTGGGAGTTATCACCTGCGTTAATAATTCAGTAACCATTTCTGGAAATCAGCCTACATTCAGTTACACCTGGTCAGCTCCGGGTGGTGGAATAATATTATCCGGCCAATCAACACCTACCGTGAATGTACAAGGCGCTGGAGCCTATACGGCAACCGTTATGAATCCGGCAAATGGATGTACTGCTTCTGCAGTAATGAGCACCAGTGTTAGTACGGTACAAGCAGCGCCAAATGCAGTCGCGTCCGGTACTGTAAATTGCATTGGTAATTCATTTACGCTTTCCTCATCAACTAGTGGAGTTACTTACACCTGGGTTGCTCCTGGTGGAGGTACTGTTACAAGCCCCAATACGGCATCCACAGGAGCTAACGGTTCGGGGGTGTATACTTTAAATGTGACAAATACTTCTAACGGCTGTACTAATACGCGTACCGTATCTCCGGTTACTCAGACAAATTCTCCAACTGCTTCTATTGCGAATAATCCTACAGTTACCTGTACGAACTCTTTCGTTACTATAAACGGAAATCCAGGAGCAGGAGTTACCTATAGCTGGAGTGGTCCGGGAATAGTTGGATCAAATACTGTTCAAAATATTGGCGCAAACGCAGGAGGAATTTATTCCTTAGTGGTAACTAGTAATAGCAACGGATGTACGTCTGCTGTTACCGTAAATATCCCTACTAATTTTGCAACATCTACAATTTCTGCGCTTTCACAAACAGCATCATTAATTTGCGCTACACCTACTGTGGCTCTATCAGGAACAGCAGCTCCTGCGGGAAGTACATATACATGGACTTCTGTTGGAGGAGGTTTTGCCAGTGGAATAAACGGGCAAACTGTTGCAGTTACTACAGCTACTAATTATTATTTAGTGAGTACGCATCCGGTTTCAGGTTGCACCACTTCTTTAACGTATAGTGTTATACCAGATATTAATGCACCAACTTTTACTGTAAGTAATAGTTCGCCAAGCATAACGTGCTTCGGAGCACCTTCTGTTTCAGTTACCATTACCTCAACTATTCCAATTTCATCTTATTCATGGAGTCCAAGCATTGGAATATCAGGCCCTACTAATACCTCAACAGCAACATTTACCTTAGATGGTACTTATACCGCGGTGATTACGGCAACTAATGGTTGTTCCTCTAATGTGGTTATACCGGTAGCTACTGCTACTGATGCACCGGCAATGGTTGCCGGATCAGGAACTGCTCAGGCATTATCTTGTACAAATAGCGTCGTATTAATAGCTCCTGTATTTAGCCCTTCAGCTAATTTAACTTTTACCTGGAGCGGACCTGGAATTGTAGGTTCGGCCAATAACAATAATGTTTTGGTTAATTTACCGGGAAGTTATAGTGTGATAGTTACAAACTCATTAACCGGATGTAGTACAACATCCATTATTGTACCGGTTTCAGGCAACAATACCGCACCTAGTCTAACGGTTGCCAGCAGTTCTTCGCTCGGTATTACTTGTTCTCCTAGCTCAAGCACGGTAAATATCAGCGCAAGTTCTTCCGGAGCGGTAAGTTATAGTTGGAGTACGGGTTCTACTAATTCATCCATTACCACTTCTGTTTCGGGAATATACACTGTTACAGTAACGGATATAGTTTCGGGCTGTGCAACTACAGAAACCATCAACGTACAAAATAATACAACAGCACCTACTTTAACGGCTGATGCCAATGGGAATTTACCTTGTAGTTTGCCGGCATCAACTACCTTAAATGCGGTAAGTTCTAATACCTCAAATACCTACTCGTGGAATGGACCGTTAAACGGAATTCAGTCCGGATCTAATACAGCTAATCCTGTAGTTAGTTTACCGGGCGCATACACAGTGATTGTTACAGATGCGGTAACCGGTTGTACAACTTCAGCTCTGGTGAATGTAAGTCAGGTTACTGTTAATGCTTTAGCTGTTCCTAACGTAACGGTTGGCGATTTACCGTTAACTATAACTTTTTCAAATGCCAGTACCGGCGCAACCACCTATTCCTGGAATTTAGGGGATGGAAGTACCACCAGTTCATCTGATCCGTCTAATACCTATTCTACTTCCGGTTCTTATACCATTATTTTATATGCCATGAACGGTTCTTGCATGAGTTCTGATACCATTGTCATTAAAGTAAATACCGGACTTGAAATTCCGCAGGTATTCACGCCGAACGGTGATAATAAAAACGATGTATTCTTTATTAAAGGCTTGGATGTTTATCCGAAGAATATTTTAAAGATTTTTAATCGTTGGGGTAATCCTGTTTATTCGGCTGAACCGTATTTAAATGATTGGGATGGCGTTCCGAATGAAGCCGGAAAAACAGGTTCAGGAAAATTACCATCAGCTACCTACTATTATATTCTGGATTTACAAGATGGTAAAACCGAAGTGTTCAAAGGCTACGTACAAATTCAGTATTAA
- a CDS encoding type IX secretion system membrane protein PorP/SprF yields MKINKITFAILFMLSLSQLKAQQEIQNSFYMFNSSVLNPAYAGSRDALSLVLDYRNQWTGWEGAPQTANFIAHTPLVRESIGVGLNVMSDKVGPTEKTSAFADFAYRIKLNSKNDRLCFGLRSGVDMIRNAFTDLKINDETDPFRSNNVNFNTNAFNFGAGIYYYGKRHFLGFTAPKVIPSQMTKDALFSGSKQVLHYYLIGGYVFKLNSLWDLKPGFALKYTQNAPLSIDGNISLLFNDKIWFGLMYRHGAAAGANVVYNINKQFRIGYAYDYTLTNMSSYSPSTHEVLLGFDFIPRQKALKSPRYF; encoded by the coding sequence ATGAAAATAAATAAAATAACTTTCGCGATTCTGTTCATGTTATCCTTGAGCCAATTAAAAGCTCAGCAGGAAATTCAGAATTCATTTTACATGTTTAACAGCTCTGTTTTAAATCCGGCCTATGCGGGTAGCAGAGATGCATTAAGTTTGGTTTTAGATTATCGAAATCAATGGACCGGATGGGAAGGTGCTCCTCAAACGGCAAACTTTATTGCGCATACGCCATTGGTACGCGAATCAATTGGCGTGGGATTAAATGTGATGAGTGATAAAGTTGGTCCGACAGAAAAAACTTCTGCCTTTGCGGATTTTGCATATCGCATCAAATTAAATTCTAAAAATGACAGATTATGTTTTGGATTAAGAAGCGGTGTTGATATGATACGAAATGCCTTTACCGATTTGAAAATAAATGATGAAACGGATCCGTTTAGAAGCAACAATGTCAATTTTAATACCAACGCTTTTAATTTTGGAGCTGGCATTTATTATTACGGTAAGCGTCATTTTTTAGGATTCACAGCGCCAAAGGTTATTCCATCACAAATGACTAAGGATGCCCTGTTCTCTGGTTCTAAGCAAGTATTACATTACTATTTAATTGGCGGCTATGTTTTCAAATTAAATAGCTTATGGGATTTAAAACCCGGTTTCGCTTTAAAATACACGCAAAATGCCCCTCTTTCCATTGACGGAAATATTTCTTTATTATTTAACGATAAAATCTGGTTTGGTTTAATGTATCGTCACGGCGCAGCTGCCGGCGCCAATGTAGTTTATAATATCAATAAGCAATTTAGAATCGGATATGCTTACGATTATACTTTAACTAACATGAGCAGTTATAGCCCGAGCACGCATGAAGTATTATTAGGTTTTGATTTTATTCCTCGTCAAAAAGCTTTGAAGTCACCTCGTTATTTTTAA
- a CDS encoding OmpA family protein — translation MKKNIVYALLVVSIQVSAQSFKEKIADKKFDNLEYASASDMYEELSRSKHPKIKYYVRAGECNLNAGNYTDAQTYYDKAYSNTGMTDHDLYNYYQVLKYNSHYDKANEVFSKINDNQYKLIRDNINKHKAFKAELMKDSGNYEIKLLDINSDESDFCPYVIKNELYFLSSRRNTAFKGAKYGWDNSYYLDVYKGYIDGEKVKGEEHVKEGLKTKVHEGPLCFTKDGNTQFITRNNFFHKKMKEGKEHKVNLKIYIRKKENEKWSDWSEFPYNSDDYSCGHPAVSSDGKTLFFVSDMPGTLGMSDIWVSHLGNNNEWSKPENLGQHVNSEGREMFPTFFEDEVLFFASDGKIGLGGLDLFYTVPGGDGYFEAQNLGYPINSSHDDFGIYAMTSTGGYLSSNRGNAKDDIYSFNAKRPIISSIINLIVLDKESKQILPGADVALIGEDGKQLGHFIADEKGEVKMNVLPGKNYKLKTQKDEYKESVAVIHEKDLAALANSKKEIFIEKKIYGLLGIIADAETFAPIDGVKVTLTDAYNKSNVLTFTTDKEGDFKHIYKDKKKGDDVSYIVKLEKPGYVTKTQPVDFIFKKEGYILLHDFLNTKMYKIKLGADLGKMVDLKPIYFDLGKWTIRQDASFELDKIVNLMMENPSMTIELGSHTDCRGSAASNRALSDKRAKSSAAYIVSKGIDKSRIYGKGYGESKLINGCKCEGKVVSKCDEDTHAQNRRTEFKIVKIKN, via the coding sequence ATGAAAAAGAATATAGTATACGCTTTATTGGTTGTCTCAATTCAAGTGAGCGCCCAGTCGTTTAAAGAAAAAATTGCTGATAAAAAGTTTGATAATTTAGAATACGCTTCTGCATCGGATATGTATGAAGAATTATCCAGAAGTAAACACCCTAAAATAAAGTATTACGTGAGAGCAGGCGAATGTAATTTAAATGCAGGAAATTACACCGATGCGCAAACTTATTACGATAAAGCCTATTCCAATACCGGAATGACTGATCATGATTTATATAATTACTATCAGGTATTAAAGTACAATTCACATTATGATAAGGCCAATGAGGTTTTTTCTAAAATAAATGATAATCAATACAAATTAATTCGCGATAACATCAATAAACACAAAGCTTTTAAAGCGGAATTAATGAAAGATTCGGGCAATTATGAAATAAAACTTTTAGATATCAATTCAGATGAAAGCGATTTTTGTCCTTACGTGATAAAAAACGAATTGTATTTTTTATCCTCGCGTCGTAACACGGCTTTTAAAGGAGCTAAATATGGTTGGGATAATTCTTACTACCTAGATGTATATAAAGGATATATTGATGGAGAAAAAGTAAAAGGAGAAGAACATGTTAAGGAAGGACTAAAAACAAAAGTACACGAAGGTCCTTTATGCTTTACAAAGGATGGAAATACGCAATTCATCACCAGAAATAATTTCTTTCATAAAAAAATGAAAGAAGGAAAAGAACACAAAGTCAATTTAAAAATATACATCCGGAAAAAGGAAAATGAAAAGTGGAGTGACTGGTCGGAATTTCCATATAATAGCGATGATTACTCTTGCGGACATCCTGCTGTGAGTAGCGATGGAAAAACTTTATTTTTTGTTTCTGATATGCCGGGCACTTTGGGGATGTCGGATATTTGGGTAAGTCACTTAGGAAATAACAATGAATGGAGTAAACCCGAAAATTTAGGCCAACATGTAAATTCTGAAGGAAGAGAAATGTTCCCTACTTTTTTTGAAGATGAGGTTTTGTTTTTTGCCAGTGATGGTAAAATAGGATTGGGCGGTTTAGATTTATTTTATACCGTGCCCGGGGGCGATGGTTATTTTGAAGCACAGAACTTAGGATACCCGATTAATTCATCCCATGATGATTTTGGAATTTATGCAATGACATCAACCGGAGGCTATTTATCCAGTAACCGTGGAAATGCAAAAGATGATATTTATAGCTTCAATGCTAAACGACCTATCATCAGCAGTATTATCAACTTAATTGTGTTAGATAAAGAAAGTAAACAGATTTTACCCGGGGCTGATGTGGCTTTAATTGGAGAAGACGGAAAACAATTAGGACATTTTATTGCCGATGAAAAGGGCGAAGTAAAAATGAATGTATTGCCCGGAAAAAATTACAAGCTAAAAACACAAAAAGACGAGTATAAAGAAAGTGTAGCTGTAATTCATGAAAAAGATTTGGCCGCATTAGCGAATAGCAAAAAGGAAATTTTCATTGAAAAGAAGATTTACGGTTTATTGGGTATTATTGCCGATGCCGAAACCTTTGCGCCAATAGATGGCGTGAAAGTAACTTTAACTGATGCCTATAACAAATCAAATGTGTTGACTTTTACTACGGATAAGGAAGGAGATTTTAAACATATTTACAAGGACAAGAAAAAAGGAGATGACGTTTCCTATATTGTAAAATTGGAAAAACCGGGCTATGTAACCAAAACACAGCCTGTAGATTTTATCTTTAAAAAAGAAGGATATATTTTATTGCATGATTTTTTAAATACTAAAATGTATAAAATTAAGTTAGGGGCTGATTTAGGAAAAATGGTTGATCTTAAACCCATTTATTTTGATTTAGGAAAATGGACCATCAGACAAGATGCAAGTTTTGAGTTAGATAAAATTGTGAATTTGATGATGGAAAATCCTTCCATGACTATAGAATTAGGCTCTCATACAGATTGCAGGGGTTCGGCCGCAAGTAATAGAGCGCTTTCTGATAAGCGTGCCAAATCAAGCGCGGCTTATATTGTTTCAAAGGGAATTGATAAATCCAGAATTTACGGAAAAGGATATGGGGAGTCTAAACTCATTAACGGTTGTAAGTGCGAAGGAAAAGTAGTTTCTAAATGTGATGAAGATACACATGCTCAAAACCGAAGAACAGAATTTAAAATCGTAAAGATTAAAAACTAA
- a CDS encoding competence/damage-inducible protein A, giving the protein MKAEIVSIGDEILIGQIHNTNSVWIAEQLNLMGIQVVQMSTISDDQEVILSCLESATKRADIVFITGGLGPTKDDVTKMAFSTFFNAELIMDNNTLEQVQSFFKLRGRAMSKVNEMQALVPSGCVVIPNKNGTAPGMWMLKNKVVFISMPGVPYEMKAMMEEVILPKIKNEFSLAVNFHKTVHTIGIPESVLAEKLNDWEDALAEKNIKLAYLPQPGIVRLRISSSGKDISSIQPKIENEINDLQKLIGENIFGIEEFGQSNLKMEHVIIDLLKKHNATVALAESCTGGYLASLFTAVPGVSEVLKGGIVPYCNEAKMEIVGVSSDVISQHGAVSKECVEQLSINTLQKFKSDYAISISGVAGPDGGSEEKPVGFVWISVASKNKLVSKSFRFGDNRSRNIVMFANTALNMLRIFILKNELE; this is encoded by the coding sequence ATGAAAGCAGAAATAGTTAGTATAGGCGATGAGATTTTAATCGGACAAATTCACAATACCAACAGTGTATGGATAGCGGAGCAATTGAATCTTATGGGGATTCAAGTAGTGCAAATGAGTACGATTAGCGACGATCAAGAAGTAATATTATCGTGTTTAGAAAGTGCAACAAAACGTGCAGATATAGTTTTTATTACCGGAGGATTAGGTCCTACTAAGGATGATGTAACTAAAATGGCTTTTTCAACTTTTTTCAATGCCGAGTTGATTATGGATAACAATACACTGGAGCAAGTACAATCATTTTTTAAATTACGAGGAAGAGCAATGAGTAAGGTGAATGAGATGCAGGCTTTGGTTCCAAGCGGATGTGTTGTTATTCCGAATAAAAACGGAACCGCACCGGGCATGTGGATGTTAAAAAATAAAGTGGTGTTTATTAGTATGCCCGGAGTTCCCTATGAAATGAAAGCAATGATGGAAGAAGTAATTTTGCCAAAAATTAAAAACGAATTTTCATTAGCTGTAAATTTTCATAAAACAGTGCACACCATTGGAATTCCTGAAAGTGTTTTGGCAGAAAAGTTAAATGACTGGGAAGATGCATTGGCCGAAAAAAATATTAAACTGGCTTATTTACCTCAGCCCGGAATTGTTAGGTTAAGAATTTCGTCATCCGGAAAGGATATAAGTTCAATTCAACCAAAAATTGAAAACGAAATAAATGATTTGCAGAAATTGATTGGCGAAAATATTTTCGGAATAGAAGAATTCGGACAATCAAATTTGAAAATGGAACATGTAATTATTGATTTATTGAAAAAACATAATGCAACTGTTGCCTTGGCTGAAAGTTGTACCGGTGGTTACCTGGCTTCATTATTTACGGCCGTTCCCGGAGTTTCAGAAGTTTTGAAGGGTGGAATAGTTCCATATTGTAATGAAGCAAAAATGGAGATTGTTGGTGTTTCTTCCGATGTTATATCTCAACACGGAGCAGTAAGTAAGGAATGTGTTGAACAATTATCTATAAATACTTTGCAAAAATTTAAAAGTGATTATGCTATCTCAATTTCAGGTGTTGCGGGACCGGATGGAGGAAGTGAGGAAAAACCGGTGGGGTTTGTATGGATTTCGGTGGCTTCCAAAAATAAGCTTGTCTCAAAATCGTTTAGGTTTGGAGATAATCGATCAAGAAATATAGTCATGTTCGCAAACACTGCCTTAAATATGCTTCGTATTTTTATTCTGAAAAACGAGCTTGAATAA